Proteins from a single region of Streptomyces sp. TN58:
- a CDS encoding DUF6381 family protein produces the protein MSVSGESRGRSQQMRTKARELNEAAERSTDPEERRRLQEKARRLQEQSEQESRMDDRGMDPM, from the coding sequence ATGAGCGTTTCAGGCGAGTCCCGCGGCCGGTCCCAGCAGATGCGCACCAAGGCCAGGGAGCTCAACGAGGCCGCCGAGCGGTCCACCGATCCGGAGGAGCGCCGCCGGCTGCAGGAGAAGGCCCGCCGTCTGCAGGAGCAGAGCGAGCAGGAGAGCCGCATGGACGACCGGGGCATGGACCCCATGTAG
- a CDS encoding M64 family metallopeptidase — MVCATAALVAAGPAGAADTAPAAPAAGGPAGGRVKVEVPGPEQGGDAGSGHILVPSAGSPAKSPGRLTEAERSADGEVTKIIDNGSTADRLDVVVIGDGYTAAELPRFRADAEQKWAEVAAVEPYTTYRGLFNLWTVDAVSRESGVSGDPDQATARDTALGSYFWCDGIERLLCIDQPKVDAYVAKAPAADLVIVLANSAKYGGAGYNEPSATLGYEGISTASAGHPKSGQVAIHETGHSLGKLADEYFYPGVPDYEKYTGPEPGESNSSGLTADRMAAQRAKWYRWLGEESPDGGTVGAYEGGNYYVTGLYRPTDNSLMRLLGKPFNLPGVESMIAGFYRHAKAATALTPTDRTLRMRHKAKVAVPRLTGAEGRQLVVRWYLDGREVRRFEGRTEVSVAELRLFDLRTHRLSVTAEDRTPSVRDPKTARTLRTTVEWKVRL, encoded by the coding sequence ATGGTCTGCGCGACCGCCGCGCTGGTGGCCGCCGGCCCGGCGGGCGCGGCGGACACGGCGCCCGCGGCGCCCGCGGCGGGCGGCCCGGCCGGGGGCCGGGTGAAGGTCGAGGTCCCCGGGCCCGAACAGGGCGGCGACGCCGGATCCGGGCACATCCTGGTCCCGTCGGCCGGGAGCCCCGCGAAGAGCCCGGGCCGGCTCACCGAGGCCGAGCGGTCGGCCGACGGCGAGGTGACCAAGATCATCGACAACGGCTCGACCGCCGACCGGCTCGACGTCGTCGTCATCGGCGACGGCTACACCGCGGCGGAACTGCCCCGGTTCCGCGCGGACGCCGAGCAGAAATGGGCCGAGGTGGCGGCCGTCGAGCCGTACACCACCTACCGCGGCCTCTTCAACCTCTGGACCGTCGACGCGGTCTCCCGGGAATCGGGCGTCTCCGGCGATCCGGACCAGGCCACCGCCCGCGACACCGCCCTCGGCTCCTACTTCTGGTGCGACGGCATCGAGCGGCTGCTCTGCATCGACCAGCCCAAGGTCGACGCCTACGTGGCGAAGGCGCCCGCGGCCGACCTGGTCATCGTCCTGGCCAACAGCGCCAAGTACGGGGGCGCCGGCTACAACGAGCCCAGCGCCACCCTCGGCTACGAGGGCATATCGACCGCCTCCGCCGGCCACCCGAAGTCCGGCCAGGTCGCCATCCACGAGACCGGCCACTCGCTGGGCAAGCTCGCCGACGAGTACTTCTACCCGGGCGTCCCGGACTACGAGAAGTACACCGGGCCCGAGCCCGGCGAGTCCAACAGCTCCGGCCTGACCGCCGACCGCATGGCCGCGCAGCGGGCCAAGTGGTACCGCTGGCTCGGCGAGGAGTCGCCCGACGGCGGGACCGTCGGGGCGTACGAGGGCGGCAACTACTACGTGACGGGGCTGTACCGGCCCACCGACAACTCGCTGATGCGGCTACTGGGCAAGCCGTTCAACCTGCCCGGCGTCGAATCGATGATCGCGGGGTTCTACCGGCACGCGAAGGCCGCCACCGCGCTCACTCCGACGGACCGGACCCTGCGCATGCGCCACAAGGCGAAGGTCGCCGTCCCCAGGCTGACCGGAGCGGAGGGCCGGCAGCTCGTGGTCCGCTGGTACCTGGACGGCAGGGAGGTCCGGCGCTTCGAGGGGCGCACCGAGGTGTCCGTGGCCGAGCTGCGGCTCTTCGACCTGCGCACCCACCGCCTGTCGGTGACGGCCGAGGACCGCACGCCCTCGGTCCGCGACCCGAAGACCGCCCGTACGCTGCGCACCACGGTGGAGTGGAAGGTCCGGCTGTAG